The Ischnura elegans chromosome 10, ioIscEleg1.1, whole genome shotgun sequence genome contains the following window.
TGCCTCGCAGATTAATTAAAATGGCAACAAGTGTAGATAACACTGATACTGAACGCTTCAAAATGAGTAATGAAAATCAACCAGAGCTTTGAGATTCTTCCCATGATTCCTACAGTGACAGAGAGGCCAAAAAGAACATTTGTaaacgtttttataaaaaaaattgtaatttttaagaaaacaaaaaataagttttatacagtgcaacctcgatataacgacaccccacggtgcactaataaacactcgctatagcgaattgtcgctttaccggaggtggagcaaataatagccaatatacctgttgcgaacagaatacaggaacaggagtggtgcggtgacagataaacatctatccgataaacgtaagcataaatccagacgaaaggcgatgtttttttgcatcactaaatttccttactcaaataacgactaactattcaaacaattaataagcgccgcactgaatgaaaatcatgcaaagcattgtttcgtcaatcattatatttatcgaacgacagtttaccacataaattcgagactgagcactccattaacttcatttctaacagatcgctagcaattacagaggttaaggagtcttgatgaaagtcttccggaggtgaaaccctcgctatggcgagagtcaacaccgaaagggtctcgtaaaaacgaattttttaacacgcttattatagggtcaattgacggtgcatcggctatctctcgtaatagcgggggtatcgctatagcccgtactcgctttaacgaggttccactgtagtaatTTTCTGGGGCGCTGCTCTGCGGCAGTGCAGCACTGCTGAGCAGCACCAAAGCATACTTGAAAAAACcctatttttggtgttttcccgcATTAGATTTAATTTGGTGTTTATTACTCCAGTGGGGACTTTCCAACGTTGAAAATGAACACGATAAAGCACCGCATCATTTCCTAGGCACTCCCCGCAAAGGACAAAAGTCGACCTTGGATTGCCTCGGAAGCTTCTTACGTCATTGCCATCTAGCAGATGATGATATTAACGGTTGCAGGGCTCCAATGACCTTGGAACTCCGACTACTCAATTACCATATAGAACATATGAAGTTATTACATGGGAACATGATTTGGAGCAACATGGTCTGTTAATGGTAAGTTCCGTCGCTGCATTCTAGCTTTGTTCGATGCTTATTGTAATACAATATCTATGTTTTGATTCAGTTCATTGAACCCTACTGTAGGCATGCATTATTATTTGCGAAACTAGACTATAAGTAGATGAATTCAAGGTCAGAATTATCTTCAATACAGTTTGTTCTATGTGAAGTCAAACGACGactgtgtaaaatcaaaattagtgGCCTCCTTGAAGCTGGGGTTACCTTTCAAAAAaccataaaatcaagaaaagatgtgaaatcgaagtttcaccattgcaattccctatgctttccgggtGGACTTGAGTGTTGCTGCGTAAAatcgagacttgatgtaaaatcaaagtgcataAAATCGAAGTTTAATTGTCGTCATAAAACTACTCACGTAACATCTTCATGCCACTGACGAACAAATTCAGTCACCGTGTGCTCAGGGTACATAAAAAGGCAGGGCCATGAGAGTCGACCATCAGTACCAAGGGTAACCTTAGCACCTTCAGCAGCAGGATGTAATGGCTCCAAGTTTGGCTCCTCATCTTCATTTTGGTGCAATTTTATCCCACGCTCCTTGATTGCTTTCATTAGTCCTTCTTTCTCACTGGTCTTGGATTTAAATTTACGAGCCTCTAAACGAAGATCCCGTTCTGCGCGTTTCTGTTGATTACAAAAGATTTTGGTATTCAAGTATAATCATACCCACTCCTTTCCAGCACATATTTCCTTATTCTTAAcctatttcaaaaaattttgaatgtttaaaGTGAATTTGAGGTAAGCATCGGAGAACTAAGCAGAGAGTGAGGGATCCATTGTGATAGTAATATGGTACTTGGGGGCAATTCATGCTCATGCGCATAATTTAAGTCTTTTCAGGAGGGAAAAGGTCTGGATTTACTAGCAATTTTTCACATGTgaatgtttcaaataaaaattaaacatttccttCCTAAGTTGACCATGTGATTGCCCCTCTGTTCATCAATTTCTACAAAATTTGGCAAATCATCTTCATTTGGTTAGGAACCAAAAAAACTCGAAACCTTAACCCTTAGCCTGCGGGAACGTTTTAAACGTTTTTTTCTGGGATGGCCGGGGAGAGTTAAGCCACATTTGCAATCCCTACAGTGAGTTAAAATGCACTTGGTCTCCACCCAGGTAGCAGTAAAAATTTTGGGTCACTGAATCAGGTAGTCGAACAGTggtaaaaatgcttaaaaatgtttttcccgcAGTCAGCGTACAAAGCGTCTAAAAATGTTCCTGCAGTGTGCGAAAGATATTGCAATGTTGTAAAACTgtaatttataaaacatttttgcattagATATCATATCTACACAATTAAGGAAGATGAGAAAGGATGCAATGGCTCATTTTTAAAAGTCTCAAGTGGAGAAAGAATATTATTAGATTGTTTTATGAGATGTACACAAATTAGTGAATTTTACAACCACGTATTTTAAAAATCGATAGTTGACAATGTATCTACCAATctgatatttctcattttttcatatgttatgGATCAGTATCAAGAGTAAGTCTCCGCAACTTACATAAAAGTTGGTAGGATGTATGTACCGACCATGTATGGATAAAAaaggatgataaaaatacatGCTAGGGCTCATGTTAAAGATCATAAATTGAGAATAATGGCGATCGGATTATCGGAGtaatgtgtaatttaaaaaatttaaattaactattgatgttttaaaaaattcaaattttcaaatggattttTGACAATGCAGCTACCTTCACATTTTCCTTGTAAACCATTCATTAATGTCTAAGAAAAATTCCTAGATGCATTGTGCTCAATAGCTGGTGCATTCCAACCAACTCTTATGTAACTTGTATATGTATAACTAGTAAGATGGGTTgtatctaaaacataaaaaaatgagaaaaaatagaatgacTCACAGGCCATGAAACACAGTCAAAATCAatctaaaatttcattaaacagtCCAATAATAATCTTCTTTAATTTAAGACCTTacgctaaaatttcagttttacaacACTGCAACATCTTATAACTCGCTGGATGAATTGGAAAATGTCTAAGAGTTTTTTGGTTCCAAACAAAATGAAGATGATTTGCTATATTTGGTCGAAATCAGTTACCTCAAGGCTCAATTTTGCCAACTCTCTCATCAAATTTGGGGGTAATGACGTGATCATAAATGGGAAAATTTAATACCTACCTTTCCAAGAACAGCATCAGCACGAATTTTTAAAGCTTTAGCGTCAGTAGGGTTTCTAGACAAAAACTCATCACAGTGGACAAGACAATCATCAAACATTCCCATTTTCCAGCAACATTGGGCTGCACGCATCCTTGCTTTGGGATGAGACTCATCCAATTTTAGACAGGCTTTAGCATCACTCAATGATGACCTAAAAGCAAGGAAAATGTACTACTCTATGTACATTATAGGcagaaacatttcattttcatcctaTACTGCAACAGCGtgaaaaatagagtaaaattATGAGTTTCCAGAAAATCATGCCATGAGGTCCTTACACatgaaagaattttgaaaatcttAGCAAAGGTTTTATATGAAATCGAATGattcattgatgaaaattgtAAATACATTCCCCTTCTGTCCACACCATACTCTATTGCTCAATAGTAAATTTATACGAAAACATGCAGTTATACATAGCCCAGGCACATGACTAATTTTATTCTCTGTGGCCCCTACCCACAATATATCTGCTGAGGAGGCCACTAGGTCTATCCTCATGAATAGGGAACTTGATGCATGGCCTTGATTGCTTGTTTTTGACCCGAAAAGAAAACCTTTTAGCAGCAGAGGAGTTCCCCAAAAACAAAATGCCATACGAAACATGAGGATGGAGTTATGCACAATGCCAGCCCTCAGGCCTTATCTCTAGATGATATTGTCCAATCCTGATCAGCCTCCTGTCCTTTATAATTTTGAGCTAAACAATGGTCAACTGAGACAACTCCACTTTTTAGATACTGTAAGGCAACATGAAGGACTCTGCCATcttctgacactccatttttcgttACAGTTAGTAATATTTCATAATACCAACTAATAAAGAATGATGAATTTAACTTCCAACataatgcaacaaaatatttacctgagttaatgaaatttatggttttcctaTGCatgcaaattgaaaataaaacatcagTAGAGGTATTCTGCGTAGATTTCATCTActgatgttttattttcaattttcatgctTTAGAAAACCATTTAATTGTCATTAAgtcagcaaaatatttctttgcattaTGCTGGACATACCTTTCAAGAACCCCAGAACCTACATGCCTGACATGGACCATACAATTCATATATAACCAAGTTTTGCTTTTCCCTTGTATATTTTGTTTAAGTCCACAGAAAATCCATTTTTTTGCtttccaaaattatgaaaattatttacctAAATCACAGTTATTTCATTCATAGTAGAATTCAATTTTGGACTCACGCTGTGAAGGAGtattttaatccttctagggtctcggacaggggtgccaacttaaaaaaaaaactgagggTCTTGCCCCTGGAAATATAAATAGTaagttttacagtttttttaaagcaatttagaatggtcatatgatcaacattagaaccatgaaaaCTCTACTCTTGATAACTGGACACTaaggggaaaatcaacaagcttgacacattttctCCTCACCCCCATAAtgtatttttgagggggcttgggccccctcaggccctatggagttggcgccactggtcTCGGATAGTGTTGATAGTGGCCAAGGAAAGGGATCAGCATCCTTAGGACAGGTGTGAACCTCTGCCTTCCATCAACACAAGAGCTTCATTCAGGTGagtgcagaaaattttcaaggcacTCATACCACAGAAGAATTTCCCTTCGCGAGGTTCCGATATGAAATTGCTaataggaaaggaaaaataaattcttacctGTAATTACCAAGCATGAATTGTGATGCTGAACGGTTATTGAGAAGCTGTGCCTGCAATTCTTTGTCGTTGCACTTGGCCTTAAGACCTTCTGTGTAGCTAAGAATGGCTAGAcgataatttttgtatttaaaattaaagttccCATCTTCTTTATAATTGGCAGCCAATTCTACAATGGGAAACAGAAAAGTCtaataattaatatgaaaagattaaaaataagcTATGCATCAAATATTAAATAGAAACATATTCATAAACACATATTTCAAAAGCTTGATGAGAAACCAGAGTATAGCACTGGTCACCAATGTTAATGGCAgaataatctgaaaaaaataatccaatgatgaccatttttgGATTAGTTCCCtcttgtttaaaattttcctgcatcctctggaaattttctgtgaatattttagattttacatTTGATTCACCAACCACATGTAAGATACCCAACACTCTACTTCAGTGACATATGAAAGGTACTTTCTCTTTCCTTGAGAGCATACTCAAAGCCATATCATCTCAAAGATGTTAAAATTAGGAACCACACAATATGATAATTTGAGGAAATTCTAAAAGGAAATTCATTACATAATATCTATGCTTGAAGACTATTTACATAGGGAACTAAatgatataaattcatttcaaaatagtaaaaatgtgaaGTAATCAAGCTTAATTATTTTAACTTGGGCTCTTTAGAATATCTAAAACCATTGCATGTTAAATATTCAGTTACATGTCATCAGACATTTAAGTTCATGTGTGCTGTGAAAAACAGTTCAACGTGAAAAAAATGGATATGCGGTAATATTCCATAGAATATAATACATATTGACAAAATCAAAAGCAGAAAAAGaagattgatttattttttcaaaagttccttttattaatgaatattCAATATTGCAAAGTCAATGTTTTATATCtgtgtcaataaattaaaatttttttattcaattcatgaACTTCATTTATTACTTGAAAACTATTCACAacttgatgcactgaattgttgatgcattggcgacgcataaaatatttaggccaaccttctattaaattggaaaaattactcaaagtaatcaacataaaaccggccttttacaataattctaacctgaagagcatgctaccttcagtcaaggaccccattgactcagccctcaagagcggggcctaccaattaaggtgtggtgattgtgactccaaatacataggacaaacaggaagaagtctgaccgtacgagcggaggaacaccggcgcgattactacaacaacactgggatgtcccaattcactacccatcttcgggaggaaggccaccaagcggattttaccccggaattacTGCACCGAGTCaagaaaggaacacagctggacatcagagaacagttggaaattttaaaaattgtaaagaggaaagaacccattgctaatgaccaccttttccctttccactcccccctcctagacattccactattacacgccaaaaaatccttgtgatgccaacccacgctcccctctgtaactacctctggttttttcccctatctcttcccaccttcccccttcctgtcacttacctcccctctcccctccaatcacccgaccacagagtatatatcccggcaaattcttatgtgtatcactagtcttgaaaatggtacagtgtaaacgaaactagtcggcaataaagtgtatgttttgtagaaaagcaaagtaattttctttccAACCATATTCACAACTTGTTCAACCTAACACAGTCCCTGAACATTTGCTTTCCATTATACAATTTATTCTCTAACCATATCCCATCTATATAAGAGGTATATACAAGTGGATGGCgcgaaaggaaaaggaagaccccgaacaaaatgaatggaacaggtaaaaaaagatgtgaaagagaagaaatacgtcagtgagaaaagataagctgataggagaattagtggagagctgcgtcaaaccaatcttcggattgttgaccagtgatggtgatgatgaacACACCAATACACTGGGCTAATTGACATAGTTCTCAAATGTTCCCAATAACAACTAAGAAAAAGAACAGCTGCTACACCGTACTTGGCATAATTCAAATACTCTTCCTTATCTATAAACTGAGTGACATTACATAAGACCCAAGTCACCCTTATTCATAATAGAATCTCGAAATTATCGAGTTGCTTAAGCTTATGCCAATAGAGGCTGACTTGTTATCGATTTGACTTCAGTAAGTCTTGTAATTAATATACTTATGATATGATACCATGGAAATTTATTCCTAACTTAACTGTAATTTATCATAAGTATTCTATGAAGTTAAAGAATCTAAAATTAGGCAGTACTGGAAGTCttggaaaatgtatgcatttttatgaGACGTAAACTCGGCTAAGAATATATTGATGgactacaaagaaaaaaatcataaatatatagaGAAATATAACAACTGATGGAAGAAaccctaaaatataataaattggtTTGCGGACGAAAGCAGTAAAAGGTTGGTATACCCTATGAGCTAATGAGATACTAAGTAACAACAACGGCTCAATGGAAATGTAATAATAGGAGTGGTAGATATTAGTTTCCATATACCGACAGGTAATCACTTACCACTGCAACAGGACAGCCAGAAAAATATCGTAAAGAACGTCGCAGTATGCGGAGAAACTCCTGATTTTCGTCATTTTCAACTAATGATTGCACAAAAATCTAATTATCATCGGAAATATCGAACATATTAGTAATCTCCGAATGTTCAACTTTTAAATTCACGCTCACATTGTCTTTCCGGAATTAGATACTTAACTGACAACATACGGCACCGCACATCTATCGCATAGGTACAGAGACATATATTCAGGAACACTGCATTCTTTTAAAGG
Protein-coding sequences here:
- the LOC124166408 gene encoding DNA polymerase interacting tetratricopeptide repeat-containing, protein of 47 kDa, with amino-acid sequence MDSKESKSSMSEEERLELCKKLDKELDEYIDGLEKKSYTEGWPEDRWEEEMEKHPFFMTQAPSSDDVNSPLVEGLQKLKYDAAENTPEELAANYKEDGNFNFKYKNYRLAILSYTEGLKAKCNDKELQAQLLNNRSASQFMLGNYRSSLSDAKACLKLDESHPKARMRAAQCCWKMGMFDDCLVHCDEFLSRNPTDAKALKIRADAVLGKKRAERDLRLEARKFKSKTSEKEGLMKAIKERGIKLHQNEDEEPNLEPLHPAAEGAKVTLGTDGRLSWPCLFMYPEHTVTEFVRQWHEDVTFHSQLGEMFAERAEWDQEGKYKIENLACYFEGDQSSREIHEIKLSSTLGKVLSDKRCTVVDGMPKFIVLVKDSRSEKNFIQQYNVSK